The genomic segment CGCCGCGGTGAGCCAGGTGGAGCTTTTCTAAAACCGTTCAGTGATGCTCAACTTGAATTTGGCACAGCCTGTGACGCACTAAAAGACAAAATTGCTCTAGCAGCAAGGGAAGCCTAACAAGTGGTTCAAGTCGTTCGCTTCGCTCACTCGGGACGGGCTAAAGCCCGCCCCTTAACCAAACGTTAGGTTCATTCATGGCTAGCGAGGTAGCCTGGAAATGACGCGTGGAAAAGGCTCCGCCGTTTTCCACCCTACGCAATGGCGAGGCCTCGTTAGTGCAGGCGGATGTGGTTGACGTAGGGTGGGCAACTTTTTTTGTCCACGCGGCGATCGCTTACTGGCGACGCATTGCTCGAAACCGCATGCCATGTCTGCATGCTCGCCGGGAGGGTGCCTTGGATGGTTGGTGGGCTGAAGCGGAACGCCGCCCGGCCCACCCTACATATTGTTTGAGCTGGGAAAGGGCAGAGACTAATTGATCTGTCCACTCGCCTTTTTGGTCGATCTGAATCAAATCCAAACATCGCTCTCAGCGGTCCGCTCATTCGTCGCATCGCCGGTATTCAACACACCCCTGGGCTCGATCAGCAGCAGCTTCGTCTCCTGCGCCGCGCTGGGTTTGTGTTCAACCCCTTTCTTCACCACATACATCTCGCCGGCACCGACGGTGACCTCGCCGTCTCGAAAATGAATCACCAGCTCGCCCTCCAGCACGATGAAGGTTTCGTCGGTGTCGGCATGCCGGTGCCAGATGAACTCGCCTTCTAGCCGGGCGATTTTGAACTGGTGGTCGTTCATTTCCGCGACGACCTTCTGCGTCCACTGTTCATGGAACAGCGCAAATTTCTCGGCGAAGTTAATAGCGGAATAGGGATGCATCCGGTAGCGGAAGCCGGCCTATGCGCCGGCCTTTCCATTGTGGACCTCGTCCGGGTGGAGCACGATGGTGCCGCCCGGCAGGCTGTGCCGCATCGATTGCCGATAATAAAAGCTCTGCACACCCGACAACGTGCTGGCGATGGCGTAGGTGTCATGTCGGTGGGGCGTGTAGCCGTGACCGCGGAAATTGACTTCGATACGCTCCATCTTTGTCGATGGCGTGGCGCGAGCCAGCCAGTCGCGGTCGGTGCTGAGTCTGTTCATCGCGCTGCGCTACATAGATACGAGGTTGAAGCATCCCCATCGTGTGCGCAGGCTGGTAGCGGGAACATCTGATTTAAAGAAGGCCTATTTACTTTCTGCATAACTGCCGAGCGCTTAGTCGCTTGGTAGGAACACCGGCTGTGTCCTGCAAATTGCGGTTACCCCGCAGCTATCGGCGTGTTGCTCTTAGGCGACGCAGCCTTTCCAGTAAACGTACCGTCTGTCGGCGCCTCCATTTTTGCGTTCAGGTTGAGCAGCGGGACGCCGATAAGTCCGTTTAGACATTACCACCTGCGAAATGTGATGGCCTTTGGCCGCTCCTGGGTGTGATTTCCGCGCCGCTCGCTCAATGGCGAGCCGTGACCTATTTGCAGTGCTTTTGAGGGACTTTTATGCCTCGTTTCAACAAGCTTTTGCCCAGCACGATTTATAGCGCTTTGTTGATGGGTTGCATAACTGCCGCTCACGCCGCTCCCAGTACTATGGACGTCGAATACGATGGTTACAAATACACCATTGGATCCGCGTATACGTCCTATACCGATATGCCGTCCTTGCTGGAATCTCAATACTGGTGGGGAAACCAGTCACTGTCGTTTGCTTTGTCCGGATTGGTTACTGACCAGTTACCAGGCACGCCTTTTCTACTGTTCGGCTATGGGTTAGATAGCGGACACGTCTCGATCGATTATTATCAGGGATCGGTTATAAACTGCCCAATTAACTGTCCGTACGTAAGTGGCGAATATTACTACGCGACCGCCACGAGAGCTGCTCTATCGCCGGTGGTACCCGAACTTCCTGAAACACCAGAAGTACCAGAAACACCAGAAGTACCAGAAGTACCAGAGGTACCGTTGCCGCCGGTGGTAATTGAGAAAGAAATGATCACGTTAGCGTCTTCTGTAGACAGCCTGATCTCCGCTTCCTCTGGTATCAATTCTGTTATTAGTAACGTAAATGTCTTGATTAACGGTGCACACAGCCGCCCCATTTCGCGTTTGGTCGAGCCTGGTAAGAATACTTTCTGGATAGGTGGGGACTGGGGACGCGATGATCACGGCGACCGGGACGGCTCCAATGGTGTCGCTGAGTTTGGACTTGGCCGTAACTTTGGCTTTGCGCAGATCAACGTATCCATTGGCCAGACCTGGGCAAAGCAGAGCCTTGCCTACAGCGGCAAAATCGATGCAGACGGTCAATACGCGATGCTGGAAGCAATCATCCCGTTATCTGAGCAGCACGGCATATATGCAACATTTGGCGGTTTTGGCCATTGGGGGAAGAGCGAAATTCGTCGCGGCTACGTTTACGGCAACAGCCTCGACTCTTCCCGCGGGAAAGCAGATACCGATACATGGGGGGCTCGTGTTCGTTTGGATTGGGTAAACGCGCTTACGCTTCATAAAACGGGCATCAGCCCCTATATCGACTTTAGCTATACGAACGCCCAAATCGACGGATACACCGAGAACGGGGGCAATGCCCGCGCTCGTTTTGATAGCCAGACTGACGAATATACGGAAGCTCGCCTTGGCTTAAACACTAAAACACCTCTTCCAATTCCAAGGTTCGACTTCGTAACGACCCTGGAAGGTGCGCATCGGTTTCAAGACCGTACTGCGGGTGTTAGCGGTGATGTGACCGGTCTTTTCACTTTCAAGGTGAAGGGAGAAGAAGTTACCAACGACTGGGTGAAGGCTGGCGCGGGCGTGGAGGGCTTGGTTGGTCCTGGTACCGTTTCGCTCATGTTGAACGGCACCTCGCGAAGTGACATGCCAAATCTATGGATGGCTGCCTCGTATCAGCTCGCGTTCTGAGTGGAGCCTGCGCTATTTGAAGCCCGCCTAGTGCGGTAGCCTGGAACTGACGCGTGGAAAAGGCTCCGCCGTTTTCCACCCTACGCAATGGCGAGGCCTCGTTAGTGCAGGCGGATGTGGTGACGTAGGGTGGACAACGCTTTTTTTGTCCACGCGGCGATTCCTTAATGACAGAAAAGGGGACAGATTTATTTATCCGTCCCCACCGTCCCGGTGATCGCTCTTAATCAAATCGCAAACCGCGGCACGACTCTCCGGCATCAAAACCAGCCATGTTGCGCTCAGCTTCAACAGCGTTTTTATGACTCACCCGTTCGGCACGACCTCGTAGGGCGTATTGCTGAAAAAGAGGTTGCGCCAGTCCGGGCGCCATTGGGGGATGCTCAGGGTAAAGTCTTGGGTGCGCTTGTCGAAGGCGATCCAGGTCACGCCCAGGCTTTGGCTGTCCTCGCTCGCTCGCATGTCTACTGAGCGCGTAGCAAAGAGCGGGCTGCGAAATATCGTCGACCGGTCCGCACGGTCGACGATGCGCAGATACGACAGGCCACCACCAGGGGCGAGCAGACCCTGTACGGGAACGCTTTCTATCAAATGGCCGCCTTGCGGGCTGACTTGCGAAACCGACGGCGGCGCGCTCAGTGCATCGTTAAGGCTCCAGCCAAAGAGCAGGGCGAGCGCGGCGAGAAGGCTGCATACAGCGAGAATGGTTTTGTTCATGTCAGTGTTTCGGCAGGGTGATGGCGGGCGTGCCAGGTGGCAAGGGTTCGCGTAGTAGATCGGAAAACACGCGGAAGTCTCCGCCTCGTTTGTATCTGGCCCGGTAATCGGCGAAATGCTTGTTCAGCACAAGCATGTAGCGTTTGCTCTGCTCGTCTATGTAGCGCCTTTGGTTCTGCTCACTCATGTTGAACAACGACCGCTGCATGATGCCGCGGGAGACGGCATCGACGCCGGCATTGTGTGCCGTGGCCGCCAGCAGGCTGGGAGCGATGCCATCGAAGTTCCAGTAGCCCAGCGGCTGGCTGAAAACCGAGCCGTCGTCGTTGAAGTCGTAATTGTCCTCGGCATAGAACAGCAATGTTCTCGGGCGAAACAGGATGCGATCTGCATGAACCTCTACGTCGCCCTCGGCCGCCACCCGCAGGTTGAAGTCCGCCAGCGCTCCGCGCAGGTCGTTGAGACCTTCGCTGCTCCATTTGGAAAAGGTGATCGCGCGTGAGTTGAAGTAGCCGAAGCGCTCCACCGCGCTCGCCAGGTTCGGGAAAACCAGGCGATGGCAGCCGAGCCCCTTGTCGCCATAGGCCTTGAGCAGATGTTTACGAATCTCACCCATGGCGGCGGCGTTGTTCCAGCTTCTGCGCAGCTCGGCGAGAACCGGCTGGATCTTTTCGAAACTAGCCACCCAACTCATCTTGACGATGCTTTCCCGGATGTACTGCGCCGGGGGGCATTCGGCGTGCTCCTTGACCCGCTGCGACATGCCGCCATTTTCCGTTGGCCAGGGTTGTCCCTGAAACCAGTGGCGCATCAGCGCGGCGGAAACCGGCCAATTGATGGCATCCATGGCTGCCGGAATGTCAGTGATCTTGAATAGCCTGGCCTGAACGGGGGTGCCATGCGTATTGCTCGCAGGGCTCAGGTTCGATTGTGCAACTAATGGCTCCGTGCTCGACATGCTGCGCCCTCAGCCAATGTAGATTTCGGTTTGTGGCGCGAACTCGACGGACACGGTCTCGGCCGTGTAGGCCGCAGCGTGTTTGGTCTTACCTTGCTCATCAGTGACCCCTTCGATGACGTTGCCGGAGGCCGTCTTCAGCGTGTAAGGGCGGTTGGCCAAAGGCAGACCGGTATCGCTATCGCTGAGCACGAAATGCTCGTCCAACTGGTTAGGCATCGGCGCCGGCGCAGTGAAAGGCGCCGTGCTCACTGACGAGCCGACCAGAATGTTGCCGGAGCCAGTCACGATACTGCCTCCGTGCGTGGTGGGGCTGCCGAGGAATGCAACCGGCTTGCCGTTAACCAAAATCGTGGCTTCGCCTTCTGATATCGCGCCACCGCAGTTACTGGTGTCACCGACTCGGGCAGCAGGTAGGTTGTTGAACAAGACGTCCGGGGAACCAACCGCCATGGGGTTGGAACCGTGACCGGGGATGGGGCAGGAGTGGGTGTCGGATAAGCGAGCAGCGGGCTTGGCCATACGAGTTCCTTTCGTAATCCATGAGTGAGGCTCAAGACCCTAACAAGTCTGGCGGAGCTCATCGACTCCGCCATCCCAAGGAGTCCGACTTGTTAACGTTTTCGCCAGCTGTTGGCGCTGCCGAGGGCGCTTTGCGTCAGCGAGGTAGCCTGGACGTGACGCGTGGAAAAGGCTTCGCCGTTTTCCACCCTACGCAATGGGAGGCTTCGTGATGCAAGCGGATGTGGTGACGTAGGGTGGACAACGCTTTTTTTGTCCACTCGGCGATCCGTTAATGGCGACGCCATGCTCGATACTGTATGCGATGCCCGCGTGCTCGCCCGGAAGGTGCCTTGGATGGTTGGTGGGCTGAAGCGGAACGCCGCCCGGCCCACCCTACAGATTGTTTGGGGAGGAAAAGGGCAGAAATTTATTCATCTTTCCCCCTGCCTCGCTGGCCGCTCTGAATCAAATCCAAACATCATTCTCAGCGGTCCGCTCATTCGTCGCATCGCCGGTATTCAACACACCCCTTGGCTCGATCAGCAGCAGCTTCGTCTCCCGCGCCGCGCTGGGTTTGTGTTCAATCCCTTTCTTCACCACATACATCTCGCCAGCGCCGACAGTGACCTCGCCGTCTCGAAAATGAATCACCAGCTCGCCCTCCAGCACGATGAAGGTTTCATC from the Stutzerimonas stutzeri genome contains:
- a CDS encoding DUF6402 family protein, whose protein sequence is MSSTEPLVAQSNLSPASNTHGTPVQARLFKITDIPAAMDAINWPVSAALMRHWFQGQPWPTENGGMSQRVKEHAECPPAQYIRESIVKMSWVASFEKIQPVLAELRRSWNNAAAMGEIRKHLLKAYGDKGLGCHRLVFPNLASAVERFGYFNSRAITFSKWSSEGLNDLRGALADFNLRVAAEGDVEVHADRILFRPRTLLFYAEDNYDFNDDGSVFSQPLGYWNFDGIAPSLLAATAHNAGVDAVSRGIMQRSLFNMSEQNQRRYIDEQSKRYMLVLNKHFADYRARYKRGGDFRVFSDLLREPLPPGTPAITLPKH
- a CDS encoding autotransporter outer membrane beta-barrel domain-containing protein: MPRFNKLLPSTIYSALLMGCITAAHAAPSTMDVEYDGYKYTIGSAYTSYTDMPSLLESQYWWGNQSLSFALSGLVTDQLPGTPFLLFGYGLDSGHVSIDYYQGSVINCPINCPYVSGEYYYATATRAALSPVVPELPETPEVPETPEVPEVPEVPLPPVVIEKEMITLASSVDSLISASSGINSVISNVNVLINGAHSRPISRLVEPGKNTFWIGGDWGRDDHGDRDGSNGVAEFGLGRNFGFAQINVSIGQTWAKQSLAYSGKIDADGQYAMLEAIIPLSEQHGIYATFGGFGHWGKSEIRRGYVYGNSLDSSRGKADTDTWGARVRLDWVNALTLHKTGISPYIDFSYTNAQIDGYTENGGNARARFDSQTDEYTEARLGLNTKTPLPIPRFDFVTTLEGAHRFQDRTAGVSGDVTGLFTFKVKGEEVTNDWVKAGAGVEGLVGPGTVSLMLNGTSRSDMPNLWMAASYQLAF
- a CDS encoding PAAR domain-containing protein; this translates as MAKPAARLSDTHSCPIPGHGSNPMAVGSPDVLFNNLPAARVGDTSNCGGAISEGEATILVNGKPVAFLGSPTTHGGSIVTGSGNILVGSSVSTAPFTAPAPMPNQLDEHFVLSDSDTGLPLANRPYTLKTASGNVIEGVTDEQGKTKHAAAYTAETVSVEFAPQTEIYIG
- a CDS encoding cupin domain-containing protein yields the protein MHPYSAINFAEKFALFHEQWTQKVVAEMNDHQFKIARLEGEFIWHRHADTDETFIVLEGELVIHFRDGEVTVGAGEMYVVKKGVEHKPSAAQETKLLLIEPRGVLNTGDATNERTAESDVWI
- a CDS encoding cupin domain-containing protein encodes the protein MNTQTTPYSAINFAEKFALFRDQWAQKVVAEMNDYQFKIARLEGEFIWHRHADTDETFIVLEGELVIHFRDGEVTVGAGEMYVVKKGIEHKPSAARETKLLLIEPRGVLNTGDATNERTAENDVWI